In Gemmatimonadaceae bacterium, the following are encoded in one genomic region:
- a CDS encoding BlaI/MecI/CopY family transcriptional regulator, with translation MTDYHFPPRELAVMSVLWKLGSASVAEVREHLDEDLAYTSVLSALQTLEDKGYVRHEPEGRAYRYFPTVAADKAGKSAIGRIKDAIFQGSAERMFAQLVSDKKLSRDELERMRALLAERLGDDA, from the coding sequence GTGACCGACTACCACTTCCCCCCGCGCGAACTCGCCGTCATGTCGGTGCTCTGGAAGCTGGGCTCCGCCAGCGTGGCGGAGGTCCGCGAGCACCTCGACGAAGATCTCGCCTATACCTCCGTCCTCTCGGCGCTTCAGACCCTCGAAGACAAGGGCTACGTGCGCCATGAGCCCGAGGGACGGGCCTACCGCTACTTCCCGACCGTTGCCGCCGACAAGGCCGGCAAGAGTGCGATCGGCCGGATCAAGGACGCGATCTTTCAGGGCTCCGCCGAGCGCATGTTCGCGCAGCTCGTGAGCGACAAGAAGCTGAGCCGCGATGAACTCGAGCGGATGCGCGCGCTGCTCGCCGAGCGGTTGGGAGACGACGCATGA
- a CDS encoding TonB-dependent receptor plug domain-containing protein: MTAAFLLSWIAVAVVMSALIAAAAMAAQRLAVRAMPVRMIWAAAMLAMIGVTFTQPLRRAAAIERIEGPTPSALRLTAVESAPPSPLEQMLASLRHAPSRAIDQVIASASFVAQQLPPATRLGVLFIWPGATALITVILLGSYRRQRALLRRAVPREMAGAVVHVSADTGPAVIGAAAPAIVVPAWLLARTETEQRLVVAHESAHIAAHDPQLLLAGCVCVALMPWNPAAWFALARLRLAIELDCDARVLARGTDTRQYGQLLIEMSAAAPSPAIPLGAPAFSYRASHLERRLRTMTARPTRFLAARRASALLIGSAAVLAACGAELPTATELQGMDVAKAESRIGEVVKIDSATTRYLLNGKIVEARIARGVLADSIATIEVHKTGNKANEIRIVTKGVPTSGTVKEVALANVIGKDAPIVVVRGQPLEGRPVSGMVIRSDSTRGEPLFFIDGKKSTKADLDKLSPNAIESVSVLKGPTAVVKYGADAANGAIEIVLKK, translated from the coding sequence ATGACCGCCGCCTTCCTGCTCAGCTGGATCGCCGTCGCGGTGGTCATGTCCGCCCTGATCGCGGCGGCGGCGATGGCGGCGCAGCGACTCGCCGTGCGGGCGATGCCGGTCCGCATGATCTGGGCGGCCGCCATGCTGGCCATGATCGGCGTCACGTTCACGCAGCCCCTGCGGCGCGCGGCGGCCATCGAACGAATCGAGGGGCCCACGCCCAGCGCGCTGCGTCTCACCGCGGTCGAGAGTGCGCCGCCCTCGCCCCTCGAACAGATGCTGGCGTCGCTGCGCCACGCGCCGAGCCGAGCCATCGACCAGGTGATCGCGTCCGCGTCGTTCGTCGCGCAGCAGCTGCCGCCAGCCACGCGGTTGGGGGTGCTGTTCATCTGGCCGGGAGCGACGGCGCTCATCACCGTGATTCTGCTGGGCAGCTATCGGCGACAGCGCGCGCTGCTGCGCCGCGCCGTTCCGCGAGAGATGGCCGGTGCGGTGGTGCATGTCAGTGCCGACACCGGTCCCGCCGTGATCGGTGCGGCGGCGCCGGCCATCGTGGTGCCCGCCTGGTTGCTGGCCCGCACCGAGACCGAGCAGCGGCTCGTCGTGGCTCATGAGTCGGCGCATATCGCGGCGCACGATCCGCAACTCTTGCTCGCGGGCTGTGTGTGCGTGGCGCTGATGCCGTGGAATCCGGCCGCCTGGTTTGCGCTGGCTCGCCTCCGGCTGGCCATCGAACTCGATTGTGATGCCCGCGTGCTCGCGCGTGGCACCGACACCCGTCAGTACGGACAGCTCCTCATCGAGATGTCCGCCGCCGCACCGTCCCCAGCGATCCCGCTGGGCGCCCCCGCGTTTTCCTACCGCGCATCCCACCTCGAACGGAGACTTCGGACGATGACTGCTCGCCCCACTCGTTTTCTCGCCGCGCGTCGTGCGTCGGCCCTCCTCATCGGCTCGGCGGCGGTGCTCGCCGCCTGCGGCGCGGAGCTCCCCACGGCCACGGAGTTGCAGGGCATGGATGTCGCGAAGGCCGAATCGCGGATCGGTGAAGTGGTGAAGATCGACAGCGCCACCACGCGCTACCTGCTGAATGGCAAGATCGTCGAGGCGCGCATCGCCCGCGGTGTGCTGGCCGATTCCATCGCGACGATTGAGGTGCACAAGACCGGGAACAAGGCCAACGAGATTCGCATCGTGACCAAGGGGGTGCCGACGTCGGGCACGGTGAAGGAGGTGGCGCTCGCCAACGTGATCGGCAAGGATGCGCCGATAGTCGTGGTGCGTGGTCAACCGCTCGAGGGGCGCCCGGTGAGCGGCATGGTCATTCGATCGGATTCCACGCGCGGCGAACCGCTGTTCTTCATCGACGGCAAGAAGTCCACGAAGGCCGACCTGGACAAGCTGTCGCCCAACGCCATCGAAAGTGTCTCAGTGCTCAAGGGTCCGACTGCGGTGGTCAAGTACGGCGCCGACGCGGCGAATGGCGCCATCGAGATCGTCCTCAAGAAGTGA
- a CDS encoding metallophosphoesterase encodes MRSALRRLSGFTTAGMAAASLWACAAGAQRDRAAVTPIQAPATPLPTEAASASATRFSFIAYGDTRGRRDGVATQEEHEFVVDGMLAAIERLKGGPDPVRFVLQSGDAVVNGRDPRQWNVSFVGLINRLTQQGGVPYFLAPGNHDVTAAEALSDPGRREGLTNYLAAVAPLIPANGSMRRLDGYPTYAFGYGNTFVLAFDSNIADDSKQYAWVKAQLEGLDRTRYVHVVVMFHHPVLSSGPHGGATVEPPADAVRRRYMPLFRQHHVRLLVTGHEHLFEHWVERWTDAQGAWRLDEIVSGGGGAPLYAFEGNPDQRAYLRASKGDGVRLTQLVRPGPRAGDSPYHFCIVHVDGSAMWMEVVAIGASWQPYSAGRVVLTDSIR; translated from the coding sequence ATGCGATCTGCGCTGCGACGGCTCTCGGGCTTCACCACCGCGGGGATGGCGGCGGCTTCCTTGTGGGCCTGCGCCGCGGGGGCGCAACGCGACCGCGCCGCCGTCACGCCCATCCAGGCGCCGGCCACCCCGCTGCCGACCGAGGCGGCCAGTGCCTCGGCGACCCGCTTCTCGTTCATTGCCTACGGCGATACGCGCGGGCGGCGCGATGGCGTGGCGACCCAGGAAGAGCACGAATTCGTGGTCGACGGCATGCTCGCAGCGATCGAGCGACTCAAGGGCGGCCCCGATCCCGTGCGCTTCGTGCTGCAGAGTGGCGACGCGGTCGTGAACGGGCGCGACCCGCGGCAGTGGAATGTGAGCTTCGTGGGGCTGATCAATCGCCTCACCCAGCAAGGCGGCGTGCCGTACTTCCTGGCGCCCGGCAATCATGACGTGACCGCCGCCGAGGCGCTGAGCGATCCCGGGCGCCGCGAGGGGCTCACGAACTATCTTGCCGCCGTGGCGCCGCTCATTCCGGCGAACGGGTCGATGCGCCGACTGGATGGCTATCCGACCTACGCCTTTGGCTATGGCAACACGTTCGTGCTGGCGTTCGACTCGAACATCGCTGACGACAGCAAGCAGTACGCGTGGGTGAAGGCGCAGCTCGAGGGACTCGATCGTACGCGCTATGTGCACGTGGTGGTGATGTTCCACCATCCGGTGCTCAGCTCCGGTCCGCATGGTGGCGCGACCGTGGAACCGCCGGCCGATGCCGTGCGGCGGCGCTACATGCCGCTCTTTCGCCAGCATCACGTGCGGCTGCTCGTGACGGGACACGAGCACTTGTTCGAACATTGGGTCGAGCGCTGGACCGACGCGCAGGGCGCGTGGCGGCTCGACGAAATTGTCAGCGGGGGCGGTGGCGCGCCGCTCTACGCCTTCGAGGGGAACCCGGACCAGCGGGCATACCTGCGCGCGTCGAAAGGCGACGGCGTGCGGCTGACCCAGCTGGTGCGACCGGGACCTCGAGCGGGCGATTCACCGTACCACTTCTGCATTGTGCATGTGGATGGGAGCGCGATGTGGATGGAGGTGGTGGCGATTGGGGCGTCGTGGCAGCCGTACTCGGCGGGACGCGTAGTACTGACGGACTCGATTCGCTGA
- a CDS encoding TIM barrel protein, whose product MITRRNALSSVGAAAAATVAATALTPLAAAADAMAPLPRGRLRQSVARWCYSSTKIHDLCAAAKSMGLVGVDLLGPEEWEVPKQYGLLCTMGNSWGTIPVGFNRLNQHDKLVADGEAYIPKAAAAGVKKIVIFSGNKGGMSDGEGIANCITGIKRLMPTAEKYGVVLCMEMLNSKVDHKDYHADHTAWAVEVAKGVNSPSFRLLYDIYHMQVMEGDVIATIKANLPWIAHFHTAGVPGRNEIDGGQELNYRGIAEAIAAMPYDGVFAHEFIPKGRDGIQSLRDAVATCLV is encoded by the coding sequence ATGATCACGCGACGCAATGCCCTGTCGTCGGTGGGCGCGGCGGCGGCCGCCACCGTGGCGGCCACGGCGCTCACCCCGCTGGCGGCAGCCGCCGACGCGATGGCGCCGCTCCCGCGTGGCCGGCTGCGCCAGAGCGTGGCGCGCTGGTGCTACAGCAGCACCAAGATCCACGACCTGTGCGCCGCGGCCAAGAGCATGGGCCTCGTGGGCGTGGACCTGCTGGGCCCTGAAGAATGGGAGGTCCCAAAGCAGTACGGTCTGCTGTGCACCATGGGCAACAGTTGGGGCACCATTCCGGTGGGCTTCAATCGGCTCAACCAGCATGACAAGCTCGTGGCCGATGGGGAGGCGTACATCCCCAAGGCCGCCGCGGCGGGCGTGAAGAAGATCGTGATCTTCAGCGGCAACAAGGGTGGGATGAGCGATGGCGAAGGCATCGCCAATTGCATTACCGGCATCAAGCGGCTCATGCCGACCGCCGAGAAGTACGGCGTGGTGCTCTGTATGGAGATGCTGAACAGCAAGGTCGATCACAAGGACTATCACGCCGATCACACCGCGTGGGCCGTGGAGGTGGCGAAAGGGGTGAACAGCCCGAGTTTCCGCCTGCTCTACGACATCTACCACATGCAGGTCATGGAAGGGGATGTCATCGCGACGATCAAGGCGAACCTGCCGTGGATCGCGCACTTCCACACGGCGGGCGTGCCGGGGCGCAACGAGATCGACGGGGGCCAGGAGCTCAACTATCGCGGCATTGCCGAAGCGATTGCGGCGATGCCGTACGATGGCGTCTTCGCGCATGAGTTCATTCCCAAGGGGCGCGACGGCATCCAGTCGCTGCGCGACGCCGTCGCCACCTGTCTGGTGTGA